A segment of the Pseudoalteromonas sp. DL-6 genome:
CCTTTTATTAAATCAGTCATTAACGCTGTACGACCGCTTAGCACCATCCAACCCATTCTAAGACCAGCGGCGCGATATGTCTTAGCTAAGCCGTTAAACGTAATAATGGGAATATCGTCGCACAATGCACCAATAGAAGTATGGGTAACGCCGTCGTACAGAATTTTCTCGTATATTTCGTCACTTAACAGTAAAAGCTTGTGCTCTCGGGCAATGTTGATCAATTCTTCAAGCAAGGCATCACTGTACACTGCCCCTGTTGGATTATTAGGGTTTATTAACACCAATGCTTTAGTTTTCGAGGTGATTTTGCTTTTAATATCATCAATATCAGGAAACCAGTCTTGCTCTTCATCACATAAATAGTGAACAGGGTTACCGCCTGCTAGCTTGACCGACGCAGTCCAAAGCGGATAATCGGGCGCAGGAATTAATACTTCGTCGTCATTATTTAGCAACGCTTGAGTGACCATTTGAATCAGCTCACTTACACCATTACCAATGTAAATATTATCAACGTCTAAGTTGTGTAAACCACGTTGTTGATAATGCTGATAAATAGCAACACGCGCAGAGTAAAGCCCTTTAGAATCACAATAGCCTTGAGCAGAATATAAATTACGGATAATGTCGCGGTGCATATCTTCTGGCATATCAAAACCAAATGCCGCGGGGTTACCAATATTGAGCTTAAGTACTTTTTGGCCCTCGTCTTCCATTTTTTTAGCTTGTACTAAAACGGGACCACGAATGTCATAACAGACGCCGTCTAATTTATGACTCTTTTTTATTTCTGACATTGTTACCTCTAAAGAGCAAGTTAGTCTTAAGACTAACTCAGTAAAGCCGTGAATTACTAGGGAAATTAAGCGCTTAAAACTGAAAAAAATTCACGTTAACACTTTATTTTGTTACTCATTAAATGGGGTTATCGTTGAGCTTGCCACGCGTTTAATTTTTCTTGCGAACCAGTCACTTGCGCCATTAAATTATTTGCTGCGTCTGCAGCCTGCTCATCGTTGCCATTATTTAAATTATATTCAATTAAACGTGCCACTTCGGCTAAACTTGCCGCCCCAAATTGAGCCGCATTTGATTTAAGACTATGAGAATGGCGAATGGCGGCCTCTTTATCTTGACCGAGCGCTGCGATAGTTTCGTTTCCTAAGCGCTCGAACTCTGAACAACAAAATTCCAACGTGTCTGGAAACTGTTCACCTAATAGCGACTCCATACTTTCTAATGCGGATTCGTCGATACTGATCTCTGTCATATTAATGCCCTTTAATGCGGTCCTGCGATTTCTCTTTCATCTCTTACTCTATATCTAAGCACAAAAAAAACCAACTTTATTAATGCAAAAATGTATAATTACGCTAAATGTATTAATCAAATGGTTAGCTTATGGCACGTGCTCTTTGTGAACGCTGTAATTTTTCGCTAAGCACCTGTATTTGCAACGCAATAACCTGTGTTGATAACCAAACTCAGGTTATTGTTTTACAGCATCCCAGTGAAGCAAAAGTGAGCAAAAATACAGCTCAGTTATTGGCATTAAGTTTAACGCGATGCAAAATAATTAAAGGCGAAAATAATCAAGATTTCGCTTGCTTGCAAAAGCTACCAATCAGCTCGACCGTGTTACTCTACCCAAACGAGGATGCAATTGAGTTAGATGTAGCCAATAACAGTAAAAACGTACAACCGCTTACGCATTTAATAGTGATCGATGGAACATGGAATAAAGCCTTTAAAATCTTGCAATTAAATCCGCTATTACAACAGTTTAAAACAGTAAGCTTTCGCCATATTCCTACAAACCGCTATGCTATTCGTAAAGCCCCAAGGGCAGACAGTTTATCAACCCTAGAGGCCGTAGCGCATAGTTTATCGCTTATTGAAGCCCTAAACCCGGCACCCTTGTATGGTTTGTTAGATGAATTAATAACCAAACAAACCCAACATATGCCCGCTCACGTAAAAGCACGTTACCTGTAATTAAAAATGAAATTACCAATGCGTAATACCCCTTCTAGATTAAAGCGCGGATTTTCACGCCAAGGCCCTGACTATCGTTTTGACGACCAAGTTGATTTTAGCGATATTAGAACGACTTTTGGTTTTCGTTCAATGGTCGTTGGTAAGTGGGTGACTAAAGAAGAGCGCTTTATTAGTGCCAATTTAATTTATGATGCGCTAGCTGATTTAGCGCAAATTTTACATTTACCACCAACGGCAATTGGCCTTCGCGGTAAACTTAACTTTGCCTTTGGCCATGGCGGACAAAAAGGTGTGCAAGCACACTATAATGCTTATGACCAAACTCTCGCACTGGCAAAAAACGCAGGCGGCGGTGCTTTAGCCCATGAGTGGTTTCATGCATTCGATCATCATATTAGTGAGCATTTATTTAAATCAAAAACCCGCTTTGGTTTCGCCTCTAAGTTATGGCTGTCAAACTCTCCTGATTTGAGCCATCCACTTAATGATGCACTTAATCAATTTTATAAGCAGGTATTTTTAGCGCAAAACGGTGAAGATGCGAATGAATTTGTCCAACGCTGTATCGCGTTTGATAAGGCACACAAGCAGCAATACATGAGTATGCCAGAGGAGCTTGCAGCTCGCTGTTTTGAAGCCTGTATAAATCAGCATCAAACAATAAAAAATAGCTTTTTGGTCAGTGGATTAAACAGTAATAATTTAATTTACCCTGAGCTTAGCCAAACGTTAAAAGCCAATGAAGCACTTAACCAATATTTTCAATTATTAGGTTACGCGCTTCATCAACAAGCATAGTAATCGTTTCTAAAAATCAGAATTACTATTTATCATCACTGATACGACTTGCCACCGCGCTATTTTGATCTTTATATTTTGCATCAACACGAGTGTTATATGGGTTTTCACATGGGCCGGTGAGCGTTTCAAAGCTCATTGCACCAATCTTCATCATGGGTCTTAGCGCCAGTGGCAATTTACCCGAGTTATAAAACTCTAGGACAATATTACCACTCCAACCTGGATCGATTCGGTGAGCGGTGACATGCACCATTAAACCTAAACGTGCCAGCGATGAACGTCCATCTAACCAGCCAACAATATCAGCAGGTAACGTTACTTTTTCATAGGTTATTGCTAATGCAAGCTCGCCGGGGTGTAAAAAGAATGCTTCGCCATCGTCTAATACAATTTCGTCGCTCATGATTGACTCTAACGCTTTATTAAGCTGAACTTTTGGTCCACTTAAGTCAACGTAAGCAGCATTATGAGCATGAAAAGTTCTAAACTTATTACCCAAACGAAGATCCGCAGTCACCCCTGAAATCATTTCACTGGTTGGCGCTGGCTCAATAACAATACGCCCATCGTTTAAATATTCTTTTATATGTGTATCTGAAAGTCTCATTTTTAATCTTCCGTAATCACAACTTCAATTGTGTTGTGATGTTGTTGATAATAAAGCGTACTGGCGATCAGCCGTGCGGCTGCACTGTAGGTTTCACTTATAGCAGCACTTGCATCATTGGCAATCAATTTACCTTGTTCAGAGGATTCTCTGATATTAATCGCAAGCGGAATATGCGAAAGCACAGGAACACCATGCTTCATGGCTAATTTTTGTGCGCCATCTTTACCGAATACATGATTAGCTTCGCCGCAATGTCCGCAAATGTAATGGCTCATATTTTCAATCAAACCAAGCACTGGCACGTTTACTTTATTAAACATAGCAATGCCTTTTTGCGCATCTGCCAGCGCTAAATCTTGTGGCGTAGTAACAATTACAGTGCCACTGGCAGGGACTTTTTGGCTCATGGTTAATTGAATATCGCCAGTGCCTGGGGGCATATCGACGATTAAGTAATCAAGCTCACCCCAATCGGTTTCATTTAATAGCTGACTAAGCGCGCCTGAGGCCATAGGACCGCGCCATACGGTAGCATCGTCGCTAGGCACTAAAAAGCCAATAGATTGCGCTTTAATGCCGTTAGCATTAAATGGTTGTAATTGCTTGTTGTCTTTAGTGACAGGCTCACTGCCTACCAAACCTAACAACATAGGTATAGAAGGACCATAAATGTCAGCATCTAAAATGCCGACTTTAGCGCCCTCATTTTTAAGCGAACCTGCAATGTTAACAGCCGTGGTTGACTTACCCACTCCGCCTTTACCTGAGGCCACTAAAATAATGTGCTTTATGGCTTTAAATTTTGCAGCCTCTTTAAGTGCCACCACCGCGCTTACATTTACTTCGGTTTTAAGTCGCTCGGTTAAAAATTTAGCAACATGTGGCATTTCAGATTGTGCTGCAAACGGAAGAGTGAGTTTAACAATAATTGATTTATCGGTGTTTTGAGTAATATCAGCGATAAAATCTTGCTCAATACCCACAGCGAAAGCGGCACTTCGATAGGCCGCTAAAGCAGAAATAATCGGTTGTTTTTGCACCGATTTAGCAGAGAATAGTTTCGACAGTCCAAACATAGCAATAAAATAGCGTTTCTTTGATGAAAAGTGCCACGGAATTATGTAACATTCAGGGCATTAACACCAGTCAATTAGTAAATATCCATAAGCAGTGTACTCTGTTACTACCGCGCTTATCGATAATGTAATAATTTTCATCTGTTCCTGACTAGGAACGCTTAATTCGGAATGATTATGGCACAGCGAAAGATCCTGATTACTAGCGCATTACCTTATGCCAATGGCCCTACCCATTTAGGGCATTTATTAGAGTATATTCAAACTGATATTTGGTCGCGTTTTCAAAAACTACAAGGCCACGAAGCATACTATGTGTGCGCCGATGATGCTCATGGCACACCTATTATGCTTAATGCGCAAAAGCAAGGGATCACGCCAGAGGAAATGGTTAAAAACGTTAGCATAGAACGCCAACGCGATTTTGCTGATTTTAATATCAAGTTTGATAACTACCACAGCACTCACAGCCAAGAAAATAAAGAATTTAGTGAGCTTATTTATAACCGCCTTAATGATGCCGGTCATATTAAAAAGCACACTATTTCCCAGTTATTCGATCCAGAAAAAGGCATTTTTCTGCCAGACCGCTTTGTTACTGGCACTTGCCCTACCTGTAAATCAGAAGATCAAAACGGTGATAGCTGTGATGCCTGTGGCGCAACCTATAGCCCAACAGAGCTAATCAACCCACGCTCTGTTATGTCGGGTGCTGAGCCTATTTTAAAAGATTCTGAGCATTACTTTTTTGACTTACCCGCTTTTGAAGGCATGCTTAAAGAATGGCTTCACTCTGGCACAATCCAACAAGAAATGGCGAATAAGCTAGATGAGTGGTTTGCCGATGGTTTGCAGCAGTGGGATATCAGCCGCGACGCACCTTATTTTGGTTTTGAAATTCCAAATGCACCGGGTAAATATTTTTACGTATGGCTAGATGCGCCTATTGGTTATATGGCAAGTTTTAAAAACTTATGTGACAAAAAAGGCATCGACTTTGATGCGTTTTGGCAAGAAGGCTCTGACGCTGAGCTTTATCACTTCATTGGTAAAGATATCATCTATTTCCACAGCCTGTTTTGGCCTGCGATGTTAGAAGGCGCTCAATTTAGAAAGCCTACTAACGTATTTGCCCATGGATTTGTTACGGTTAATGGCGCAAAAATGTCTAAATCAAAAGGCACGTTTATTAAAGCGCGTACTTATTTAGA
Coding sequences within it:
- the apbC gene encoding iron-sulfur cluster carrier protein ApbC, whose protein sequence is MFGLSKLFSAKSVQKQPIISALAAYRSAAFAVGIEQDFIADITQNTDKSIIVKLTLPFAAQSEMPHVAKFLTERLKTEVNVSAVVALKEAAKFKAIKHIILVASGKGGVGKSTTAVNIAGSLKNEGAKVGILDADIYGPSIPMLLGLVGSEPVTKDNKQLQPFNANGIKAQSIGFLVPSDDATVWRGPMASGALSQLLNETDWGELDYLIVDMPPGTGDIQLTMSQKVPASGTVIVTTPQDLALADAQKGIAMFNKVNVPVLGLIENMSHYICGHCGEANHVFGKDGAQKLAMKHGVPVLSHIPLAINIRESSEQGKLIANDASAAISETYSAAARLIASTLYYQQHHNTIEVVITED
- the metG gene encoding methionine--tRNA ligase codes for the protein MAQRKILITSALPYANGPTHLGHLLEYIQTDIWSRFQKLQGHEAYYVCADDAHGTPIMLNAQKQGITPEEMVKNVSIERQRDFADFNIKFDNYHSTHSQENKEFSELIYNRLNDAGHIKKHTISQLFDPEKGIFLPDRFVTGTCPTCKSEDQNGDSCDACGATYSPTELINPRSVMSGAEPILKDSEHYFFDLPAFEGMLKEWLHSGTIQQEMANKLDEWFADGLQQWDISRDAPYFGFEIPNAPGKYFYVWLDAPIGYMASFKNLCDKKGIDFDAFWQEGSDAELYHFIGKDIIYFHSLFWPAMLEGAQFRKPTNVFAHGFVTVNGAKMSKSKGTFIKARTYLDNLDPEFLRYYYAAKLNSGITDLDLNLEDFAQRVNSDLVGKVVNIASRCAGFITKKFDGKLSDTIMEPQLLTEFQNASATITEHYENREYSRAIREIMALADKANQFIDNAAPWVLIKDESKQEEAHQVCSLGLNLFRVLITYLKPVLPGMATNVEAFLNDELTWQGVQTALISHPINKFKPLMQRVEMDKVNKMVEESKESLIAEKDKIDPNSPLAKEPIAAEIEFDDFAKVDLRVAKIAKAEHVEGADKLLKLTLDLGGETRQVFAGIKSAYAPEDIEGKLTVMVANLKPRKMRFGMSEGMVLAAGPGGKEIYILNPDDGSEPGMRVM
- a CDS encoding Hpt domain-containing protein, whose protein sequence is MTEISIDESALESMESLLGEQFPDTLEFCCSEFERLGNETIAALGQDKEAAIRHSHSLKSNAAQFGAASLAEVARLIEYNLNNGNDEQAADAANNLMAQVTGSQEKLNAWQAQR
- a CDS encoding tRNA-uridine aminocarboxypropyltransferase, whose protein sequence is MARALCERCNFSLSTCICNAITCVDNQTQVIVLQHPSEAKVSKNTAQLLALSLTRCKIIKGENNQDFACLQKLPISSTVLLYPNEDAIELDVANNSKNVQPLTHLIVIDGTWNKAFKILQLNPLLQQFKTVSFRHIPTNRYAIRKAPRADSLSTLEAVAHSLSLIEALNPAPLYGLLDELITKQTQHMPAHVKARYL
- a CDS encoding pyridoxal phosphate-dependent aminotransferase; translated protein: MSEIKKSHKLDGVCYDIRGPVLVQAKKMEDEGQKVLKLNIGNPAAFGFDMPEDMHRDIIRNLYSAQGYCDSKGLYSARVAIYQHYQQRGLHNLDVDNIYIGNGVSELIQMVTQALLNNDDEVLIPAPDYPLWTASVKLAGGNPVHYLCDEEQDWFPDIDDIKSKITSKTKALVLINPNNPTGAVYSDALLEELINIAREHKLLLLSDEIYEKILYDGVTHTSIGALCDDIPIITFNGLAKTYRAAGLRMGWMVLSGRTALMTDLIKGLDILASMRLCANVPAQYAIQQALGGVQSIDSLIDPGGRLYEQRDIAWRGLNAIEGISCKKPKGALYAFPKVDTKLFNIKNDEQMMFDLLKAEKILLVHGRAFNWPDPDHFRLVFLPNKDDLSSAMMKMQRFFKDYRQE
- a CDS encoding CLCA_X family protein, which produces MRNTPSRLKRGFSRQGPDYRFDDQVDFSDIRTTFGFRSMVVGKWVTKEERFISANLIYDALADLAQILHLPPTAIGLRGKLNFAFGHGGQKGVQAHYNAYDQTLALAKNAGGGALAHEWFHAFDHHISEHLFKSKTRFGFASKLWLSNSPDLSHPLNDALNQFYKQVFLAQNGEDANEFVQRCIAFDKAHKQQYMSMPEELAARCFEACINQHQTIKNSFLVSGLNSNNLIYPELSQTLKANEALNQYFQLLGYALHQQA
- the dcd gene encoding dCTP deaminase, whose translation is MRLSDTHIKEYLNDGRIVIEPAPTSEMISGVTADLRLGNKFRTFHAHNAAYVDLSGPKVQLNKALESIMSDEIVLDDGEAFFLHPGELALAITYEKVTLPADIVGWLDGRSSLARLGLMVHVTAHRIDPGWSGNIVLEFYNSGKLPLALRPMMKIGAMSFETLTGPCENPYNTRVDAKYKDQNSAVASRISDDK